One Peterkaempfera bronchialis DNA window includes the following coding sequences:
- a CDS encoding putative leader peptide: protein MPYRLPHALPHRPAAPLLTVRRHIDLVRVAATGCR from the coding sequence ATGCCGTACCGGCTGCCGCATGCCCTCCCCCACCGGCCGGCCGCGCCGCTGCTCACCGTGCGGCGCCATATCGACCTGGTCCGCGTCGCCGCCACCGGCTGTCGCTGA
- a CDS encoding LLM class flavin-dependent oxidoreductase, which yields MATEVLWYVIPREGGYPWEPAGRRPVDLRYLQRLAGAVESLGFTGALLATDLYDVWALGSALSAATSTRFKPLLAVHPGLISPTLLAKQALTFEHLFGGRLRFNVVNGSTRHLAQYGLHLEGDERYALSTEYWSLVKRLTAGEVFDHKGRFYELRDAGADLREVPPVQRPHIPLWFGGSSAAGIEMAAEQVDVYLTWGEPVPQLKEKLDRVRARAAAYGRTLRIGLRLHLIVRDTEDAAWAAADRLLDVTSEATYAARLGEARDADGVGWQRQFRQHGGRVPAHARELETYPNLWPGMSLFRPGPGTAVVGSTAQVVERLQEFESLGVDTFILSGNPLLEEAYRVGETVLPALGVTG from the coding sequence ATGGCCACCGAAGTCCTCTGGTATGTCATCCCCCGCGAAGGCGGCTACCCCTGGGAGCCGGCCGGCCGCCGCCCCGTCGATCTGCGCTATCTCCAGCGGCTGGCCGGGGCGGTGGAGAGCCTCGGCTTCACCGGCGCGCTGCTGGCCACCGACCTGTACGACGTGTGGGCCCTGGGCAGCGCCCTCTCCGCCGCCACCAGCACCCGGTTCAAACCGCTGCTGGCCGTCCACCCCGGGCTGATCTCGCCGACCCTGCTGGCCAAGCAGGCCCTCACCTTCGAGCATCTCTTCGGCGGGCGGCTGCGCTTCAATGTGGTCAACGGCTCCACCCGGCACCTCGCCCAGTACGGCCTCCACCTGGAGGGCGACGAGCGGTATGCGCTCAGCACGGAGTACTGGTCGCTGGTCAAGCGGCTCACCGCAGGCGAGGTCTTCGACCACAAGGGCCGCTTCTACGAGCTCAGGGACGCCGGCGCCGACCTGCGGGAGGTGCCTCCGGTGCAGCGGCCGCACATCCCGCTCTGGTTCGGCGGCTCCTCGGCGGCGGGCATCGAGATGGCGGCCGAGCAGGTGGACGTCTACCTCACCTGGGGCGAGCCCGTACCGCAGCTCAAGGAGAAGCTGGACCGGGTCCGCGCACGGGCCGCCGCGTACGGCCGCACCCTGCGCATCGGGCTGCGGCTGCACCTGATCGTCCGCGACACCGAGGACGCGGCGTGGGCGGCGGCCGACCGGCTGCTGGACGTCACCAGCGAGGCCACCTACGCCGCCCGCCTGGGCGAGGCCCGGGATGCCGACGGGGTGGGCTGGCAGCGGCAGTTCCGCCAGCACGGCGGCCGGGTCCCGGCCCACGCCCGCGAGCTGGAGACCTACCCCAACCTGTGGCCCGGGATGAGCCTCTTCCGGCCCGGGCCCGGCACCGCCGTGGTCGGTTCCACCGCCCAGGTGGTGGAGCGGCTCCAGGAGTTCGAGTCGCTGGGCGTGGACACCTTCATTCTCTCCGGCAACCCGCTGCTCGAAGAGGCCTACCGGGTGGGCGAGACGGTGCTGCCCGCCCTGGGCGTCACCGGCTGA
- a CDS encoding ABC transporter substrate-binding protein has protein sequence MPTPTPAATPATPARLGELWFTRCPVPTATGIAAELGLLTAEFAPEGITVRSLQDAPAEVARDHHYTHALPGLLREGGNVPALWARSRGEATRLLGLSWIEERQVVLVRPDSGLGSAEQLRGRRLAVPRHRLAIDFWRAMALAGFTGALASAGLTLADAHPVEVLADAGQGQWESELRALLAGEVDAVYAKGALAAEAATRHGAVVAVDLDDLPDRRARVNNGTPRPLTVHQDLLDRHPELVARFLAVLVEAADWAAENPAGTARILGAETGAGPSGVAAAYRAGGHRTLHLDLSEERLELLARQERFLHGQGFLDAPVDVRAWSDPEPLRRARETAAARRHAG, from the coding sequence ATGCCCACCCCCACCCCCGCCGCCACGCCCGCCACCCCGGCCAGGCTCGGCGAGCTGTGGTTCACCCGCTGCCCGGTGCCCACCGCCACCGGGATCGCCGCCGAACTCGGCCTGCTGACCGCCGAGTTCGCCCCCGAGGGGATCACCGTGCGATCCCTTCAGGACGCCCCGGCCGAGGTCGCCCGGGATCACCACTACACCCATGCGCTGCCCGGGCTGCTCCGCGAGGGCGGCAACGTCCCCGCGCTGTGGGCCCGTTCACGCGGCGAGGCCACCCGGCTGCTCGGCCTCAGCTGGATCGAGGAGCGGCAGGTGGTGCTGGTCCGCCCCGACTCCGGCCTCGGGTCGGCCGAGCAGCTGCGCGGCCGGCGCCTGGCGGTGCCCCGCCACCGCCTCGCCATCGACTTCTGGCGTGCCATGGCGCTGGCAGGCTTCACGGGGGCGCTCGCCTCGGCCGGCCTGACCCTCGCCGACGCCCACCCGGTGGAGGTGCTGGCCGACGCCGGGCAGGGCCAGTGGGAGTCCGAACTGCGGGCGCTGCTGGCCGGCGAGGTCGACGCGGTGTACGCCAAGGGCGCCCTCGCCGCCGAGGCGGCCACCCGGCATGGCGCCGTGGTCGCGGTCGACCTGGACGACCTGCCCGACCGCCGGGCCCGGGTCAACAACGGCACCCCGCGCCCGCTGACGGTGCACCAGGACCTGCTGGACCGCCACCCCGAGCTGGTGGCGCGCTTTCTGGCCGTCCTGGTGGAGGCGGCCGACTGGGCTGCGGAGAACCCGGCGGGTACCGCGCGCATCCTCGGTGCCGAGACCGGCGCGGGACCGAGCGGCGTCGCCGCCGCCTACCGGGCGGGCGGCCACCGCACCCTCCACCTCGACCTCTCCGAGGAGCGCCTGGAGCTGCTGGCCCGGCAGGAGCGGTTCCTGCACGGCCAGGGGTTCCTGGACGCCCCCGTCGACGTCCGGGCCTGGTCCGACCCGGAGCCGCTGCGCCGCGCCCGGGAGACCGCCGCCGCCCGCCGTCACGCCGGATGA
- a CDS encoding S8 family serine peptidase: protein MVFRHRSRLIGLVLGPAVAGATVFAGAIPAQAAAPVDREQVITGSDQSGPGADSAAFTDGLYIVQLDDAPVASYEGEISGLAATRPEPGEKVDPDSAATKSYRAHLDKQRREALAGVPGVQPLYTYDYAFNGFAANLTAKQAAKLAAEDGVAALEKNQLLTLDTVSTADFLGLAGQGGAWERQFRGDAHAGEGVVIGMVDSGYSPDNPLFAPLPEPRPDAKLIKRKWKGSCDSGTSSKITCNNKVIGAHYYRQGVKAIPEEYDSPRDYGGHGTHTASTAAGDHGVPASINGGSVGEATGMAPAARLAVYKVCWSIDYAGGNSCASVDTVAAINQAVADGVDVINYSISGSTTSAVNSVESAFFNAARAGVFVSASAGNDGDKGASTVAHNAPWEMTVAASTHDRGYRTTLTLGDGRTFTGVGVGAAVPSAPLVNSSAVGKAGADPSEVELCFSGTLDPVKTAGRIVVCKRGTNDRVDKSRAVQQAGGAGLVLWNPSANSLNADFHYVPTVHVDHLAGPQIAAYAASSGATASLSASEVYKAPAPQMAGFSSYGPALAGNGDLLKPDITAPGVDVIAGVAPVSSEGNQFGVMSGTSMSSPHIAGIAALLISKNPKWSPAEVKSALMTTAYQSDNQGAPIKDAAGSNATPLNFGAGHVDPPKAFDPGLVYDSGWKDWQKYICAIGQQLPADTKAKSCDKVKKTDPSDLNYPSIAIGALAGSQTVYREVTNVAADKSTYDVRVSAPAGFTAKVSPSTLTLKPGASKEFKVTLTRTTAPLGSYAFGSLTLTDGRHVVRSPIAVKAVAIAAPAAVNVAQAKASGKVTLEAQAGYAGTMNAKVRGLKAADVTTYALKNANGGGFTSSRPAASDQVAAQTVTVPAGTKALRLATFASDYPADTDVDLYLYKQSATGALTLTATSANDGSDEAIQVSDPSAGDWVLFAHLYSAPSTGGAAKVAVNSWVLGDGSAIGTTLSPATAKVKIGGTASFTLAWSGLATGKRYLGTVSYDDGSALLGSTTVQVATG from the coding sequence GTGGTGTTTCGTCACAGGTCCCGGCTGATCGGCCTGGTCCTGGGCCCAGCCGTCGCCGGTGCGACCGTCTTCGCCGGGGCGATACCCGCCCAGGCCGCCGCACCCGTTGACCGGGAGCAGGTCATCACCGGCTCCGACCAGAGCGGACCCGGCGCCGACAGCGCCGCGTTCACCGACGGCCTGTACATCGTCCAGTTGGACGACGCCCCCGTCGCCTCCTACGAAGGCGAGATCAGCGGCCTGGCCGCCACCCGCCCGGAGCCCGGGGAGAAGGTCGACCCCGACTCCGCAGCGACCAAGTCCTACCGCGCCCACCTCGACAAGCAGCGCCGCGAGGCGCTGGCCGGGGTGCCCGGCGTGCAGCCGCTCTACACCTACGACTACGCCTTCAACGGCTTCGCCGCGAACCTGACCGCCAAGCAGGCGGCCAAGCTCGCGGCCGAGGACGGGGTGGCGGCCCTGGAGAAGAACCAGCTGCTCACGCTGGACACCGTCTCCACCGCCGACTTCCTCGGTCTGGCCGGCCAGGGCGGCGCCTGGGAGCGGCAGTTCCGCGGCGATGCGCACGCCGGCGAGGGCGTCGTGATCGGCATGGTCGACTCCGGCTACTCACCGGACAACCCGCTCTTCGCGCCGCTGCCCGAGCCCCGGCCGGACGCCAAGCTCATCAAGCGCAAGTGGAAGGGCAGCTGCGACAGCGGCACCTCCTCGAAGATCACCTGCAACAACAAGGTGATCGGTGCCCACTACTACCGGCAGGGCGTCAAGGCGATACCGGAGGAGTACGACTCGCCGCGCGACTACGGCGGCCACGGCACCCACACCGCCTCCACCGCCGCCGGCGACCACGGCGTGCCGGCGTCGATCAACGGCGGCTCGGTCGGCGAGGCCACCGGTATGGCACCGGCCGCCCGGCTCGCCGTCTACAAGGTCTGCTGGAGCATCGACTACGCGGGGGGCAACTCCTGCGCCAGCGTGGACACGGTGGCCGCCATCAACCAGGCGGTCGCGGATGGTGTGGATGTCATCAACTACTCCATCTCCGGCTCCACCACCTCTGCGGTGAACTCCGTCGAGTCGGCCTTCTTCAATGCCGCGCGGGCGGGCGTGTTCGTCTCCGCCTCGGCCGGCAACGACGGGGACAAGGGCGCCAGCACGGTCGCCCACAACGCCCCGTGGGAGATGACCGTCGCCGCGTCCACCCATGACCGCGGCTACCGCACCACCCTGACGCTGGGCGACGGCCGCACCTTCACCGGTGTCGGCGTCGGCGCCGCCGTGCCCTCCGCCCCGCTGGTGAACTCCTCGGCGGTGGGCAAGGCCGGTGCCGACCCGAGCGAGGTCGAGCTCTGCTTCTCCGGCACCCTCGACCCGGTCAAGACGGCCGGCAGGATCGTGGTGTGCAAGCGCGGCACCAACGACCGCGTCGACAAGTCGCGCGCGGTCCAGCAGGCCGGCGGTGCCGGGCTGGTGCTGTGGAACCCCTCGGCCAACTCCCTCAACGCCGACTTCCACTATGTGCCGACGGTGCACGTCGACCACCTGGCCGGACCGCAGATCGCGGCCTACGCGGCCTCCTCCGGCGCCACCGCCTCGCTCTCGGCCTCGGAGGTCTACAAGGCCCCGGCGCCGCAGATGGCCGGGTTCTCCTCCTACGGCCCGGCGCTGGCCGGCAACGGCGACCTGCTCAAGCCGGACATCACCGCACCCGGGGTGGATGTCATCGCGGGTGTCGCCCCGGTGTCCTCCGAGGGCAACCAGTTCGGCGTGATGTCGGGCACCTCGATGTCCAGCCCGCACATCGCCGGCATCGCCGCCCTGCTGATCTCCAAGAACCCCAAGTGGTCGCCGGCCGAGGTGAAGTCCGCGCTGATGACCACGGCGTACCAGAGCGACAACCAGGGCGCCCCGATCAAGGACGCCGCAGGCTCCAACGCCACCCCGCTCAACTTCGGCGCCGGCCACGTGGACCCGCCGAAGGCGTTCGACCCGGGCCTGGTCTACGACTCCGGCTGGAAGGACTGGCAGAAGTACATCTGCGCCATCGGCCAGCAGCTGCCCGCCGACACCAAGGCCAAGAGCTGCGACAAGGTCAAGAAGACCGACCCGAGCGACCTCAACTACCCGTCCATCGCGATCGGCGCCCTGGCCGGTTCGCAGACGGTGTACCGCGAGGTGACCAACGTGGCGGCCGACAAGTCCACCTATGACGTCAGGGTCTCGGCTCCGGCCGGGTTCACCGCCAAGGTCAGCCCGAGCACCCTCACGCTCAAGCCGGGTGCGTCCAAGGAGTTCAAGGTCACCCTGACCCGCACCACCGCGCCGCTGGGCAGCTACGCCTTCGGCTCGCTCACCCTGACCGACGGCCGGCATGTGGTCCGCAGCCCGATCGCGGTCAAGGCGGTGGCCATCGCCGCCCCGGCCGCCGTGAACGTCGCCCAGGCCAAGGCGTCGGGCAAGGTCACGCTGGAGGCGCAGGCCGGCTACGCCGGCACGATGAACGCCAAGGTCCGGGGGCTGAAGGCCGCCGACGTCACCACGTACGCGCTGAAGAACGCCAACGGCGGCGGCTTCACCTCCAGCCGCCCGGCGGCCTCGGACCAGGTCGCCGCGCAGACCGTCACGGTGCCCGCCGGGACCAAGGCGCTGCGGCTCGCCACCTTCGCGTCGGACTACCCGGCCGACACCGACGTGGACCTGTACCTCTACAAGCAGTCGGCCACCGGGGCGCTCACCCTGACCGCCACCAGCGCCAACGACGGCTCGGACGAGGCGATCCAGGTGTCCGACCCGAGCGCCGGGGACTGGGTGCTCTTCGCCCACCTCTACTCCGCCCCGTCGACCGGAGGTGCGGCCAAGGTGGCCGTCAACTCCTGGGTGCTGGGGGACGGTTCGGCGATCGGCACCACCCTGAGCCCGGCCACGGCCAAGGTGAAGATCGGCGGCACCGCCTCCTTCACGCTGGCCTGGTCCGGCCTGGCGACCGGTAAGCGCTACCTCGGCACGGTCTCCTACGACGACGGCTCGGCGCTGCTGGGCAGCACCACCGTCCAGGTGGCCACCGGCTGA
- a CDS encoding IclR family transcriptional regulator — MDGSAAPEQRPSGAQAVHRALGVLACFRDDGPELSASHLARRLHLSVSTTHRLARTLVSAGFLEQGPRSSRYRLGPAVTELGRLSYYQRGLHLADRELEVLAERTSTTADLAIRNGRHAVIVAGGSVPADSSAGLARPLHSTALGKVLLAWARPGEDDLEALGPLQAHTGRTIVDLGELRAELERVRAAGHALNDGESAAGVRTLAVPILDASGQVHSALALRATPSVITDERIPWFLAMARGAAAGLEVLLLPPEQRRPPEPPAASG, encoded by the coding sequence ATGGATGGATCAGCAGCACCCGAGCAGCGCCCCTCCGGCGCCCAGGCCGTCCACCGAGCCCTGGGCGTGCTGGCCTGCTTCCGCGACGACGGCCCGGAGTTGAGCGCCTCCCACCTGGCACGGCGGCTCCACCTGTCGGTCTCCACCACCCACCGCCTGGCCCGCACCCTGGTCAGCGCCGGCTTCCTGGAACAGGGCCCCCGCAGCTCCCGCTACCGGCTCGGCCCCGCCGTCACCGAACTGGGCCGGCTCTCCTACTACCAGCGCGGTCTGCACCTGGCCGACCGCGAACTGGAGGTGCTGGCCGAACGCACCTCGACCACCGCCGACCTGGCCATCCGCAACGGCCGGCACGCCGTCATCGTGGCAGGTGGCTCCGTACCCGCCGACTCCAGCGCGGGACTGGCCCGCCCGCTGCACTCCACCGCGCTCGGCAAGGTGCTGCTGGCCTGGGCCCGCCCAGGAGAGGACGACCTGGAGGCGCTGGGGCCGCTCCAGGCGCACACCGGCCGCACCATCGTGGACCTCGGCGAGCTGCGGGCCGAACTGGAACGGGTGCGGGCCGCCGGCCATGCGCTCAACGACGGCGAGTCCGCCGCCGGGGTGCGCACCCTCGCGGTCCCGATCCTGGACGCCTCCGGGCAGGTGCACAGCGCGCTCGCGCTGCGGGCCACCCCCTCGGTGATCACCGATGAGCGCATCCCGTGGTTCCTCGCCATGGCGCGGGGCGCCGCCGCCGGACTGGAGGTCCTGCTGCTCCCTCCCGAGCAGCGCCGCCCACCCGAGCCTCCCGCCGCCTCCGGCTGA
- a CDS encoding GntR family transcriptional regulator, with protein sequence MAQTGWGRSIGAGDRSLRDQVYEALRELIIEGQLAPGQRVVERNLAEEFEVSRIPVREAMQRLEAEAFLTTLPRRGTIVSQVGVEDTAHFFDVREHLEALAADLAARHADPAGLRRLEQLLARARRAAERGRARDVAALNADFHRQIVVLSGNPLLQDLMQPLDGRLRRLFRLTAEPGDGPLMCGEHEELFHAVRAGDPETAAHLARRHVANTRATALEILAARAAADGQQPQPATAGR encoded by the coding sequence ATGGCGCAGACCGGGTGGGGCAGGAGCATCGGGGCCGGGGACAGGTCCCTGCGCGACCAGGTCTACGAGGCGCTCCGCGAGCTGATCATCGAGGGGCAGCTCGCACCCGGCCAGCGGGTGGTCGAACGCAACCTGGCCGAGGAGTTCGAGGTCTCCCGCATTCCGGTCCGCGAGGCCATGCAGCGGCTGGAGGCGGAGGCGTTCCTCACCACCCTGCCCCGGCGCGGCACCATCGTGTCCCAGGTCGGGGTGGAGGACACCGCGCACTTCTTCGACGTCCGCGAACACCTTGAGGCGCTCGCCGCAGACCTGGCCGCACGGCATGCCGACCCGGCGGGCCTGCGCCGGCTGGAGCAGTTGCTCGCCCGCGCCCGGCGGGCCGCCGAGCGCGGACGGGCCCGCGACGTCGCCGCGCTCAACGCCGACTTCCACCGCCAGATCGTCGTCCTGTCCGGGAACCCGCTGCTCCAGGACCTCATGCAGCCGCTGGACGGGCGGCTGCGCCGGCTCTTCCGGCTCACGGCGGAGCCGGGGGACGGGCCGCTGATGTGCGGTGAGCACGAGGAGCTGTTCCACGCCGTGCGCGCGGGCGACCCGGAGACCGCCGCGCACCTCGCCCGGCGCCATGTGGCCAACACCCGCGCCACGGCCCTGGAGATCCTCGCGGCCCGGGCCGCAGCGGACGGGCAGCAGCCGCAGCCCGCCACCGCCGGTCGCTGA
- a CDS encoding ABC transporter substrate-binding protein yields the protein MALTLGVHASNPSLYHLSRLPHLLDQELAPLGETGVWHRYTDGTRTGALLADGTLDFGGTGSTPPVTAQADGHDIVYTAVSAPRPGHGALLVAAAGPVHRVADLKGTTVVLGIGSWQTHLLAKALDRAGLSYRDDITAQRPNDSARHPAERLRSGEIGGWIAQEADLAAALRSGDFRVLLPTAEVITDRSVFFARRDLAEQRPEVVAAIAAALQRADDWAAAHPREAAEAVAADLGGSADDWETAHRLLPWRLEPVSDAFLAEQQEAADILHAVGFTARPIRTADASVDALRAPVAAALERVAASRTGREG from the coding sequence ATGGCCCTCACCCTCGGCGTGCATGCCTCCAACCCCTCCCTCTACCACCTCTCGCGCCTCCCCCACCTGCTCGACCAGGAGCTCGCGCCGCTCGGCGAGACCGGCGTCTGGCACCGCTACACCGACGGCACCCGCACCGGGGCGCTGCTCGCCGACGGCACCCTGGACTTCGGCGGCACCGGCTCCACCCCGCCGGTGACCGCTCAGGCCGACGGGCATGACATCGTCTACACCGCCGTCTCCGCGCCCCGCCCCGGCCATGGCGCGCTGCTGGTCGCCGCCGCCGGGCCGGTGCACCGGGTCGCCGACCTCAAGGGGACCACCGTCGTGCTCGGCATCGGCTCCTGGCAGACCCATCTGCTGGCCAAGGCCCTGGACCGGGCCGGACTCTCCTACCGCGACGACATCACCGCCCAGCGCCCCAACGACTCCGCGCGGCACCCGGCCGAGCGGCTGCGCTCCGGCGAGATCGGCGGCTGGATCGCGCAGGAGGCGGACCTGGCCGCCGCCCTGCGGTCCGGGGACTTCAGGGTGCTGCTGCCGACCGCCGAGGTGATCACTGACCGCTCCGTCTTCTTCGCCCGCCGCGACCTGGCCGAGCAGCGGCCCGAGGTCGTCGCCGCGATCGCCGCGGCCCTCCAGCGGGCCGACGACTGGGCGGCGGCCCACCCCCGGGAGGCCGCCGAGGCGGTCGCGGCGGACCTGGGCGGCAGCGCAGACGACTGGGAGACGGCGCATCGGCTGCTGCCCTGGCGGCTGGAGCCCGTCTCCGACGCCTTCCTGGCCGAGCAGCAGGAGGCCGCCGACATCCTGCACGCGGTCGGCTTCACCGCCCGGCCGATCCGCACCGCCGATGCCTCGGTGGACGCCCTGCGGGCGCCCGTGGCGGCGGCCCTGGAGCGCGTCGCCGCCTCCCGTACCGGCCGGGAGGGCTGA
- a CDS encoding NrtA/SsuA/CpmA family ABC transporter substrate-binding protein, with translation MTARTLRTTAALLSAAALLATAACGSSDPQVSAAGAGSAAEQVTLRVPDPGNSGPLALGKKDGSLAAALATVHAKVAWTGSAGPFAPAAQELNAGQLDVAQGSITSAITALSQKPGFKLFAATAPDKAGEGILVKDGSGIRTVKDLVGRKVAVSQGGTSEYLLLKALQQENIPVDRVKRVYLVANQAAPVFNSGQVDAWATWATFSVTALSGGAHFLADGAAVKSDNYAVWAVRTAFAEQHPEVVRAFYRYLHDAGAAELKSPEKYLNVFTDAGPEAVSGRRREITLDITRQGATVEPIREPEIERFDTVARFFLDQRVIPAPIDVRPHLIAADQVTGGGS, from the coding sequence ATGACCGCCCGCACCCTCCGCACCACCGCCGCCCTGCTTTCGGCGGCAGCGCTGCTGGCCACCGCCGCCTGCGGCTCCTCCGACCCGCAGGTCTCCGCCGCCGGGGCGGGGTCCGCAGCGGAGCAGGTCACCCTGCGCGTTCCCGACCCGGGCAACTCCGGCCCCCTGGCGCTCGGCAAGAAGGACGGCAGCCTCGCCGCCGCCCTGGCCACGGTGCACGCCAAGGTCGCCTGGACCGGCAGCGCCGGGCCCTTCGCCCCCGCCGCACAGGAGCTGAACGCCGGTCAGCTCGATGTCGCCCAGGGCTCCATCACCTCCGCGATCACCGCACTCTCCCAGAAGCCCGGCTTCAAGCTCTTCGCGGCCACCGCGCCCGACAAGGCGGGCGAGGGCATCCTGGTCAAGGACGGCTCCGGCATCCGCACCGTCAAGGACCTGGTGGGCCGGAAGGTCGCCGTCAGCCAGGGCGGCACCAGCGAGTACCTGCTGCTCAAGGCCCTCCAGCAGGAGAACATCCCGGTGGACCGCGTCAAGCGGGTCTACCTGGTCGCCAACCAGGCCGCCCCGGTCTTCAACTCGGGCCAGGTGGACGCCTGGGCGACCTGGGCGACCTTCTCGGTCACCGCCCTGTCCGGCGGCGCCCACTTCCTGGCCGACGGCGCCGCCGTGAAGTCCGACAACTACGCGGTCTGGGCGGTCCGCACCGCCTTCGCCGAGCAGCATCCCGAGGTGGTCCGGGCCTTCTACCGGTATCTGCACGACGCCGGCGCCGCCGAGCTGAAGTCACCGGAGAAGTACCTCAATGTCTTCACCGACGCCGGGCCGGAGGCCGTCAGCGGACGCAGGCGCGAGATCACCCTGGACATCACACGTCAGGGCGCCACCGTCGAGCCCATCAGGGAGCCCGAGATCGAACGGTTCGACACCGTCGCCCGGTTCTTCCTCGACCAGCGGGTCATCCCCGCCCCCATCGACGTGCGGCCCCACCTGATCGCCGCCGACCAGGTCACCGGGGGCGGATCGTGA
- a CDS encoding ABC transporter ATP-binding protein, which translates to MSPADAADAADAATGTAETAGTAVRLRRLRRVFGGRAVLDGIDLDLGRGEFTALLGASGTGKTTLLRILAGLDAADEGTVLVPPSRTVVFQEPRLVPSKRVLGNVTVGLPSGARTRERGIAALAEVGLERHRDAWPGTLSGGESQRVALARALLREPELLLLDEPFAALDALTRLRMQDLVGELCRRHRPAVLLVTHDVDEAVRLADRVLVLRDGRLITDVRTDLPGPRDSADPAFAVLRRRLLADLGVTSTPIPATTPDRT; encoded by the coding sequence ATGAGCCCCGCCGACGCCGCCGACGCCGCCGACGCCGCCACCGGGACCGCCGAGACCGCCGGTACCGCCGTCCGGCTGCGCCGTCTGCGCCGGGTCTTCGGGGGCCGCGCCGTCCTGGACGGTATCGACCTCGACCTGGGGCGCGGCGAGTTCACCGCGCTGCTCGGTGCCAGCGGCACCGGCAAGACCACCCTGCTGCGCATCCTGGCCGGTCTGGACGCCGCCGACGAGGGCACCGTGCTGGTCCCCCCGTCCCGCACCGTGGTCTTCCAGGAACCCCGGCTGGTGCCCTCCAAACGGGTCCTCGGCAATGTCACCGTCGGCCTGCCGTCCGGCGCCCGCACCCGGGAGCGGGGCATCGCCGCCCTCGCCGAAGTCGGCCTGGAGCGCCACCGCGACGCCTGGCCCGGCACCCTGTCCGGCGGCGAGTCGCAGCGTGTCGCCTTGGCCCGCGCCCTGCTCCGCGAGCCCGAACTGCTGCTGCTGGACGAGCCGTTCGCCGCCCTGGACGCCCTCACCCGGCTGCGGATGCAGGACCTGGTCGGCGAGCTGTGCCGCCGCCACCGCCCCGCCGTCCTGCTGGTCACCCATGACGTCGACGAGGCGGTCCGGCTCGCCGACCGGGTGCTGGTGCTGCGCGACGGCCGACTCATCACCGACGTACGGACCGACCTGCCCGGCCCCCGTGACAGCGCCGACCCGGCCTTCGCCGTACTGCGCCGCCGTCTGCTCGCCGACCTCGGCGTCACCTCCACCCCGATCCCCGCCACCACTCCCGACAGGACGTGA
- a CDS encoding ABC transporter permease produces the protein MTALLATPVSGRSPEEPPPGLVPPLPPRRHTAARGRLAAALRAVGPLALLAGWWTASATGVLTPDVLASPPDVVRAVGELWGNGQLADALRVSLTRSGLGLLLGAGTGLLLGIVTGLSRLGDQLLDSAVQVLRTLPFLALAPLFMVWFGIDEASKVILIAVATTFPMYVNTASGVRTTDPRLLEAMRTFGLHGIALVRQVVVPAALPSVLAGLRLSMTLSVIALVAAEEINSTAGIGYLMAQAQNYARTDILALCVIIYGVLGLAADGIVRTLERLLAPWRRAGAAR, from the coding sequence GTGACCGCCCTGCTCGCCACCCCGGTCTCCGGCCGGTCGCCGGAGGAGCCGCCGCCCGGCCTGGTGCCGCCGCTGCCACCCCGTAGGCACACCGCCGCCCGGGGCAGACTCGCCGCCGCCCTGCGCGCGGTCGGCCCGCTGGCCCTGCTGGCCGGCTGGTGGACGGCCTCCGCCACCGGGGTGCTCACCCCGGACGTACTGGCCTCGCCTCCGGACGTGGTCCGCGCGGTCGGCGAACTGTGGGGCAACGGCCAACTCGCCGACGCCCTGCGGGTCTCCCTCACCCGCTCCGGCCTCGGGCTGCTGCTCGGCGCCGGCACAGGGCTGCTGCTGGGCATCGTCACCGGCCTGAGCAGGCTCGGCGACCAGCTGCTGGACTCCGCCGTACAGGTGCTGCGCACCCTGCCCTTCCTCGCGCTGGCGCCCCTCTTCATGGTCTGGTTCGGCATCGACGAGGCGTCCAAGGTGATCCTCATCGCGGTCGCCACCACCTTCCCCATGTACGTCAACACCGCCAGCGGGGTGCGCACCACCGACCCCAGGCTGCTGGAGGCCATGCGGACCTTCGGCCTGCACGGCATCGCCCTGGTCCGGCAGGTCGTGGTGCCCGCTGCACTGCCTTCGGTCCTGGCCGGCCTGCGGCTCTCCATGACGCTCTCCGTGATCGCCCTGGTCGCCGCCGAGGAGATCAACTCCACTGCCGGGATCGGCTATCTGATGGCCCAGGCGCAGAACTACGCCCGTACGGACATCCTCGCCCTGTGCGTGATCATCTACGGCGTGCTGGGCCTGGCCGCCGACGGGATCGTCCGCACCCTGGAGCGGCTGCTGGCACCCTGGCGCCGGGCGGGGGCCGCCCGATGA